The Malus domestica chromosome 10, GDT2T_hap1 genome contains a region encoding:
- the LOC139188507 gene encoding uncharacterized protein has translation MERFFKRKSSSGSGSSNNVDSSNTVGSSRTPSSRQSQLDDVLGNLQADPGLRTRIIDYDANMRDEVRRLYLQKGPCQPRGHNFPITNMSGINRRFIPQWFDEFDWLEYSVSKDAAFCLYCYLFKTNFEQVGSEAFTGDGFKNWKKGRERFKMHVGPVGSVHNKAREAATNLMNQATHIETAVSKHSDQTRKAYRTCLIASIKCTKFLLRQGLPFRGHDESATSSNRGNYLELLQFLADNNDKVREVVMENAPGNLKLLAPSIQKEIVNSCALETLDAIMDGLKDKFFSILVDEARDVSVKEQMAMVLRYVDDNGHVIERFVGIQHVTDTTSSSLKDAIDTLFSRYGLSISKLRGQGYDGASNMRGELNGLKTKILREQPCAYYVHCFAHQLQLALVAVAKNNIDIASFFATANNVVNHVGASCKRRDSLRGQLQEELVIAFENDCLITGRGLNQETSLKRAGDTRWNSHYGTLISIISMFSSVVHVLQMVIDDNPNESAGEANTLMRVILTFEFVFHLFLMKVILGLANDLSQALQRKDQEIVNVMALVKSCKEKLYWMRNNGFDALVDEVSSFCEKHHIDVPNMEEAFILPGRSRRYAPIKTNRHHYRVELFIYVIDEKITELEDRFNERHSPSLSNPYTIWIGRVRSKSSRVAFSNSSAKDGGNKASEAATMAEKEEERDTNWDFMSFGGFDGILGFEICNGIVGFGILGMQVAQRETKRKEREIGEREGGG, from the exons ATGGAACggttttttaagagaaagtcATCATCGGGTTCGGGTAGTTCGAATAATGTTGATAGTTCAAATACTGTTGGTAGTTCAAGAACTCCAAGTTCAAGACAAAGTCAGTTAGATGATGTTTTGGGTAATCTTCAAGCGGATCCTGGATTAAGAACTCGAATAATAGATTATGACGCTAATATGAGAGATGAGGTCCGAAGATTATATCTACAAAAAGGACCTTGTCAACCTAGAGGTCATAATTTCCCAATAACTAATATGTCGGGAATTAATCGACGCTTCATTCCCCAATggtttgatgagtttgattggttggagtatagtGTATCTAAAGATGCGGCATTTTGTCTCTATTGCTATctctttaaaaccaattttgaaCAAGTGGGTAGTGAAGCTTTCACTGGAGATGGATTTAAGAAttggaagaaagggagagaaagatttaaGATGCATGTTGGACCGGTTGGGAGTGTTCATAATAAGGCTAGAGAAGCTgctacaaatttgatgaatcaaGCTACACATATTGAAACGGCAGTGAGCAAACACTCTGACCAAACTCGTAAGGCTTATCGCACATGCTTGATTGCTTCAATCAAGTGCACTAAGTTTTTATTGCGACAAGGTCTTCCTTTTCGTGGCCATGATGAAAGTGCCACTTCAAGCAATAGGGGAAATTACTTGGAGTTATTGCAATTCCTTGCagataataatgataaagttagagaagttgtgatggaaaatgctccggggaatctcaaattactagctccttccattcaaaaagaaattgtgaattcatGTGCCCTTGAAACACTTGATGCTATCATGGATGGTCTAAAAGATAAATTCTTTTCAATATTGGTGGATGAAGCACGTGATGTGTCTGTGAAAGAGCAAATGGCTATGGTGTTGCGTTATGTGGATGACAACGGGCATGTAATTGAAAGATTTGTGGGTATCCAACATGTTACCGACACTACTTCAAGTTCACTAAAGGATGCTATTGACACATTGTTTTCTCGCTACGGTTTGAGCATTTCCAAGCTACGAGGACAAGGTTATGATGGTGCTAGCAATATGAGAGGTGAGTTGAAtggccttaaaacaaagatattgagagaacaaccttgtgcatattatgttcattgctttgctCATCAACTTCAACTAGCTCTTGTTGCCGTAGCAAAGAATAATATAGACATTGCCTCTTTTTTTGCAACGGCTAATAATGTGGTTAATCATGTTGGAGCATCTTGTAAGCGGCGTGATTCACTTAGAGGGCAACTTCAAGAAGAGCTTGTGATAGCTTTTGAAAATGATTGTCTTATAACGGGGCGAGgcttaaatcaagaaacaagtcTCAAACGTGCCGGTGACACACGATGGAACTCACACTATGGTACCTTGATTAGCATCATTTCTATGTTTTCATCCGTGGTTCATGTGCTTCAAATGGTTATTGATGATAATCCCAATGAAAGTGCGGGTGAAGCAAATACGTTAATGAGAGTGATACTtacttttgagtttgtgtttcaccttttcttgatgaaagtcatattgggactcgcaaatgatttgtcacaagcattgcaaaggaaagatcaagaaattgtgaatgtaaTGGCTTTAGTGAAATCATGCAAGGAAAAGCTATATTGGATGAGGAATAATGGGTTCGATGCATTGGTTGATGAAgtatcttctttttgtgaaaaacatcatATTGATGTTCCTAACATGGAAGAGGCATTTATACTTCCAGGGAGGTCAAGGCGTTATGCTCCAATAAAGACAAATCGTCATCATTATCGTGTGGAGCTCTTTATTTATGTCATTGATGAGAAAATTACGGAGTTAGAGGATCGCTTTAATGAG AGACACTCCCCCTCTTTGTCTAATCCCTACACCATCTGGATAGGAAGGGTGAGGTCGAAGTCGAGCAGGGTTGCCTTCTCGAACTCCTCCGCCAAGGACGGTGGCAACAAGGCTAGCGAGGCGGCGACGATGGCggaaaaagaggaagagagggatACCAATTGGGACTTTATGAGCTTTGGGGGGTTTGATgggattttgggttttgagatTTGTAATGGGATTGtgggttttgggattttgggGATGCAGGTGGCCcagagagagacaaagagaaaagagagagagataggagagagagagggtggtggatga
- the LOC114827515 gene encoding NAC domain-containing protein 17-like, with the protein MVTEDDSAALFCDGHFAAPGFRFHPTDEELVLYYLKRKICKKRLKIDVIAETDVYKWDPDELPELSLLKTGDRQWFFFSPRDRKYPNGGRSSRATRHGYWKATGKDRTIVCYSRSVGLKKTLVYYKGRAPSGERTDWVMHEYTLDEEELKRCQNVQQYYALYKVYKKSGPGPKNGEQYGAPFREEDWVDDESTVIKSAADHQISVKQAVDVVSIDNVKVNGDVHYALNDIEEFMKQIADEAVLPEMNGYGYTAPQVLSEEDTQSTLVDLYSREVICAEPVREFNPNVQQRNVDANFDFTQSSASQMQSYEASEVTTAAPDIYDQDPPALHEEDFLEMDDLLGPEPTVPNTVNPVDDLQFGELDGLSEFDFYHDAAMFLHDLGPIDEGNVAHHQYMNSQGNNIVDQFEYHLQPNPVAENQVNHLLNPESTQINNQMWTNTERAEPNQGSLSYSTPGVVYESSNFPSQATQNQSGNEAAGATSQFSSALWAFVESIPTTPASASENALVNRAFERMSSFSRLRINTASTTVAAGNDSETRRAGRKRGFFFLPVLVALCAVFWVLIATLRPWGRSLST; encoded by the exons ATGGTGACGGAGGACGATTCAGCCGCGCTTTTCTGTGACGGCCACTTTGCCGCGCCGGGGTTTCGGTTCCATCCCACCGACGAGGAGCTTGTCCTCTACTATCTGAAGCGGAAGATCTGTAAGAAGAGGCTCAAGATTGACGTCATCGCCGAGACCGACGTCTACAAGTGGGACCCTGACGAACTTCCTG AACTATCTCTGTTGAAAACTGGAGACAGGCAATGGTTCTTTTTCAGTCCGAGAGATCGGAAATACCCTAATGGAGGAAGATCAAGCAGGGCAACCAGACACGGGTATTGGAAAGCTACAGGAAAGGATCGTACCATTGTATGCTATTCACGGTCTGTTGGATTGAAGAAGACCTTAGTTTATTACAAAGGCCGTGCACCTAGTGGGGAGCGCACCGACTGGGTGATGCATGAGTATACCTTGGATGAGGAAGAGCTCAAGAGATGCCAGAATGTACAG CAATACTATGCTCTCTACAAGGTTTACAAAAAAAGTGGACCTGGTCCCAAAAATGGCGAGCAATATGGGGCACCATTTAGGGAAGAAGACTGGGTTGATGATGAATCCACAGTAATCAAGTCTGCTGCTGATCACCAAATCTCAGTGAAGCAAGCTGTAGATGTTGTTTCTATTGATAATGTGAAAGTCAATGGGGATGTCCATTATGCACTAAATGATATCGAGGAGTTCATGAAACAGATTGCTGATGAGGCTGTGCTGCCTGAAATGAATGGGTACGGTTACACAGCACCCCAG GTTCTTAGCGAAGAAGATACCCAAAGTACTCTGGTTGATCTGTACTCCAGGGAAGTTATCTGTGCAGAACCTGTCAGAGAGTTCAATCCAAATGTGCAGCAACGCAATGTGGATGCTAACTTTGACTTCACGCAGTCATCTGCCTCCCAAATGCAATCTTACGAGGCATCTGAAGTCACCACAGCTGCTCCTGACATTTATGACCAGGACCCTCCTGCACTGCATGAAGAGGATTTCTTGGAGATGGATGATCTCCTTGGTCCTGAACCTACTGTACCAAACACTGTGAACCCTGTAGATGACTTGCAGTTTGGAGAGCTAGATGGATTAAGTGAATTCGACTTTTATCATGATGCAGCCATGTTTCTTCATGACTTGGGGCCTATTGATGAAGGAAATGTTGCTCATCATCAGTACATGAATTCTCAGGGGAATAATATAGTAGACCAGTTTGAATACCATTTACAACCCAATCCAGTAGCTGAAAACCAGGTTAACCATCTGCTGAATCCAGAATCAACTCAGATTAACAATCAGATGTGGACAAACACTGAAAGAGCAGAACCAAATCAGGGATCTCTCTCGTATTCAACCCCAG GTGTGGTATATGAATcttcaaattttccttcccaAGCAACTCAAAATCAAAGTGGCAATGAGGCTGCAGGTGCTACAAGTCAGTTCTCTTCTGCTCTTTGGGCCTTTGTGGAGTCCATACCTACCACCCCTGCATCGGCTTCAGAGAATGCTTTGGTGAATCGTGCTTTTGAACGGATGTCTAGCTTCAGCAGGTTGAGAATTAATACGGCAAGTACAACAGTGGCTGCAGGTAATGATTCTGAAACTAGGAGGGCAGGGAGAAAGAGGGgattcttcttccttccggtTCTTGTAGCACTATGTGccgttttttgggttttgattgcAACTCTCAGACCATGGGGGAGATCCCTCTCCACTTGA
- the LOC103443913 gene encoding plant intracellular Ras-group-related LRR protein 9-like — MDPNPSKFPMLSYVLSRLPSLGPGPSKPTPAAPPDLCEIRIDGQPSDQPPILNQMPHLSDPKVLAAMQRAVSDVSQTRSVLKILGDRPDHELVDTAKARLAEIDSVLAKKLEELVLSPRPPDFDRLQWRVHLADKEAQLREQADKDKQGYKAIVQLDELHSAYDKLLKDAEQRLVKIYESAMAGVVEIEEEEQGGDEGLTNGQVPEEVAGILQEASGTTLDRVNLSGRQLQFLPEAFGSILGLLLLDLSRNELKVLPESIGGLEKLEEINVSSNFLESLPESIGRLQNLKVLIATGNKLSALPDSICQCRSLVELDVSFNGLTFLPTNIGYELANLQKLSIQLNKIRSLPTSVCELRSLRYLDAHFNELRGLPLDFGRLTNLEILNLASNFTDLTELPETFGDLTNLKELDISNNQIHALPDTFGRLENLTKLNVDGNPLVIPPPDVVQQGVEAIKMFMGKRWLEILVEEERKSMLQVQEQEGAGWLTRSTSWLKDYVAGVSEYLGSPRSPRTPRDPVLDQQL; from the exons ATGGATCCCAACCCCTCCAAATTCCCCATGCTCTCATACGTCTTGTCCCGCCTCCCCTCCTTGGGTCCCGGGCCTTCAAAACCCACCCCCGCCGCTCCTCCTGACCTCTGCGAAATCCGCATCGACGGCCAGCCGTCCGACCAGCCCCCCATCCTTAACCAGATGCCCCACCTCTCCGACCCCAAAGTCCTCGCCGCCATGCAACGCGCCGTCTCCGACGTCTCCCAGACCCGTTCCGTCCTCAAAATCCTCGGCGACCGACCCGACCACGAGCTCGTCGACACCGCCAAGGCCAGGCTCGCCGAAATCGACTCCGTTTTGGCCAAGAAACTAGAGGAGCTCGTGCTCTCCCCCCGCCCTCCCGACTTTGACAGGCTCCAGTGGCGGGTTCACCTGGCCGACAAAGAGGCTCAGTTGCGCGAGCAGGCGGACAAGGACAAGCAAGGTTACAAGGCTATTGTGCAGCTCGATGAGTTGCACTCCGCTTACGACAAGCTTCTCAAGGACGCCGAGCAGAGGCTAGTCAAGATTTACGAGTCGGCCATGGCCGGGGTCGTGGAAATTGAGGAGGAGGAGCAGGGCGGCGATGAGGGTTTGACCAACGGCCAAGTCCCCGAGGAGGTGGCTGGGATTCTGCAGGAGGCCTCCGGGACCACTCTGGATCGGGTCAACCTCTCGGGTCGGCAGTTACAGTTCTTGCCCGAGGCCTTCGGCTCCATTCTCGGTTTGCTCCTGCTGGATCTTTCCAGAAATGAACTCaag GTTCTTCCTGAGTCAATAGGTGGGTTAGAGAAACTGGAAGAGATAAACGTGTCTTCAAATTTCTTGGAGTCATTGCCGGAATCAATTGGGAGGTTGCAAAATTTGAAGGTTCTGATTGCTACTGGGAACAAGCTAAGTGCCCTTCCCGACTCTATCTGTCAATGCAG GTCATTGGTGGAGTTGGACGTGAGCTTCAACGGCCTCACGTTCCTGCCAACCAACATTGGTTATGAGTTGGCCAATCTACAGAAGCTTTCTATCCAGTTAAACAAGATTCGGTCCCTTCCTACCTCTGTTTGTGAGCTGAGGTCTTTGCGCTACTTGGATGCTCACTTCAATGAGCTCCGCGGCCTTCCTCTAGACTTTGGTCggttgaccaatctcgaaatcCTCAATCTCGCCAGTAATTTTACCGATCTAACTGAGCTCCCCGAGACCTTTGGTGATTTAACCAACCTCAAGGAACTCGATATCAGCAACAATCAGATTCATGCTCTTCCAGACACCTTTGGCCGCCTTGAGAATTTGACTAAACTTAATGTGGACGGGAACCCTCTTGTGATTCCACCCCCGGACGTAGTTCAACAGGGTGTGGAAGCTATCAAGATGTTCATGGGCAAGAGATGGTTGGAGATACTGgtggaagaagaaaggaaaagcaTGCTTCAGGTTCAAGAACAAGAAGGAGCAGGATGGTTGACACGCAGCACTTCCTGGTTGAAGGATTATGTGGCGGGTGTTTCCGAGTATCTGGGATCTCCAAGATCTCCAAGAACTCCTAGAGATCCTGTTCTTGACCAACAGCTATGA
- the LOC114827518 gene encoding cleavage stimulating factor 64-like isoform X2, with amino-acid sequence MAASQHRCVFVGNIPYDATEEQLVEICQEVGPVVSFRLVIDRETGKPKGYGFCEYKDEETALSARRNLQGYEINGRQLRVDFAENDKGTDRSRDQGRGGPGLTANVDPQKQGGGPSVHAESLQHQPIGLHIAITAATAMAGALGGAQSGLQNQLVSPNDPLTLHLAKMSRGQLNQIMSELKVIATQNKELARQLLLARPQLPKALFQAQIMLGMVSPQMMPNIRQASGHTSQPPFNEAQQAQSPALQTHAELPPPATNKLQSGLVPNVQEGQFAAAPQNPLGRSQFSAPQQQPMQPRMQLPQHVNHHFLQQAPLLGQSGVPTFPPIHPQSSSGLSFRPQTQLMNSSSSNQKMQPPLIQHPGQVGRANFGHNTRMVNPIATVQHSSLPRPLSEASFQPGPSMSSGISQAINKDAGRSFQAVNDSVESVKRPSKLMKLDDGSSSTLSKVGLNVPLANGSVLPHALPAKPVHKSEEVQRSEKQISQSQLPPGVESALLQQVLSLTPEKLSSLSPEQQQEVIKLQQMLRRDQIQPS; translated from the exons ATGGCCGCTTCTCAGCACCGCTGCGTTTTTG TGGGGAATATACCTTATGATGCCACTGAGGAACAGCTTGTAGAAATCTGCCAGGAGGTTGGTCCTGTTGTATCTTTCAG ACTAGTTATTGATAGAGAGACTGGAAAACCAAAGGGTTACGGGTTTTGTGAGTACAAGGATGAGGAGACTGCTCTAAGTGCTCGTCGTAATCTTCAGGGTTATGAGATCAATGGCAGGCAATTACGAGTGGATTTTGCTGAAAATGACAAAGGCACTGATAGAAGTCGAGATCAG GGTCGTGGTGGACCAGGACTGACTGCTAATGTTG ACCCTCAAAAGCAAGGAGGGGGGCCATCTGTTCATGCAGAATCTCTTCAACATCAGCCAATTGGTCTTCATATAGCTATTACTGCAGCTACTGCCATGGCAGGAGCTCTAGGTGGTGCTCAGTCTGGTTTGCAGAATCAATTGGTATCACCAAATGATCCTTTGACACTTCATCTGGCCAAAATGTCTAGGGGTCAGCTGAATCAAATTATGTCAGAGCTCAAG gtAATTgctacacaaaacaaagagcTAGCTCGTCAACTATTGCTTGCAAGGCCACAGTTGCCAAAAGCCCTCTTCCAG GCACAAATAATGCTCGGAATGGTGAGCCCACAAATG ATGCCAAATATCAGGCAAGCTTCAGGTCATACCTCACAGCCTCCATTCAACGAGGCCCAGCAGGCTCAGTCACCTGCACTTCAAACCCACGCTGAGTTGCCCCCTCCTGCAACTAATAAGTTGCAGTCTGGGTTGGTGCCCAATGTGCAAGAAGGCCAATTTGCAGCTGCACCTCAAAATCCATTGGGTAGAAGCCAGTTTTCTGCACCCCAACAGCAACCCATGCAGCCTCGAATGCAGCTTCCACAACATGTAAACCACCACTTTTTGCAACAGGCCCCATTGCTGGGGCAATCTGGAGTTCCAACATTTCCTCCCATACACCCTCAGTCTTCAAGTGGTTTGTCCTTTCGACCCCAAACTCAGCTTATGAATTCTTCTAGTTCAAACCAGAAAATGCAGCCTCCTCTGATACAGCATCCGGGTCAGGTTGGACGTGCCAACTTTGGGCATAACACTCGGATGGTTAATCCAATTGCTACCGTACAGCATTCTTCTTTACCTCGTCCTCTATCTGAAGCCAGCTTTCAG CCTGGTCCCTCAATGTCTTCGGGAATCTCACAGGCAATCAACAAGGATGCTGGTAGATCTTTTCAAGCGGTTAACGATTCAGTAGAATCAGTTAAGCGCCCTTCAAAGCTAATGAAATTGGATGATGGAAGTAGTAGCACTTTGTCAAAAGTGGGTCTTAATGTGCCTCTTGCCAATGGATCCGTATTGCCCCATGCTTTGCCTGCGAAGCCTGTTCATAAGTCAGAAGAAGTACAGCGCTCTGAGAAACAGATTTCTCAG
- the LOC114827518 gene encoding cleavage stimulating factor 64-like isoform X1, whose translation MAASQHRCVFVGNIPYDATEEQLVEICQEVGPVVSFRLVIDRETGKPKGYGFCEYKDEETALSARRNLQGYEINGRQLRVDFAENDKGTDRSRDQGRGGPGLTANVDPQKQGGGPSVHAESLQHQPIGLHIAITAATAMAGALGGAQSGLQNQLVSPNDPLTLHLAKMSRGQLNQIMSELKVIATQNKELARQLLLARPQLPKALFQAQIMLGMVSPQMLQMPNIRQASGHTSQPPFNEAQQAQSPALQTHAELPPPATNKLQSGLVPNVQEGQFAAAPQNPLGRSQFSAPQQQPMQPRMQLPQHVNHHFLQQAPLLGQSGVPTFPPIHPQSSSGLSFRPQTQLMNSSSSNQKMQPPLIQHPGQVGRANFGHNTRMVNPIATVQHSSLPRPLSEASFQPGPSMSSGISQAINKDAGRSFQAVNDSVESVKRPSKLMKLDDGSSSTLSKVGLNVPLANGSVLPHALPAKPVHKSEEVQRSEKQISQSQLPPGVESALLQQVLSLTPEKLSSLSPEQQQEVIKLQQMLRRDQIQPS comes from the exons ATGGCCGCTTCTCAGCACCGCTGCGTTTTTG TGGGGAATATACCTTATGATGCCACTGAGGAACAGCTTGTAGAAATCTGCCAGGAGGTTGGTCCTGTTGTATCTTTCAG ACTAGTTATTGATAGAGAGACTGGAAAACCAAAGGGTTACGGGTTTTGTGAGTACAAGGATGAGGAGACTGCTCTAAGTGCTCGTCGTAATCTTCAGGGTTATGAGATCAATGGCAGGCAATTACGAGTGGATTTTGCTGAAAATGACAAAGGCACTGATAGAAGTCGAGATCAG GGTCGTGGTGGACCAGGACTGACTGCTAATGTTG ACCCTCAAAAGCAAGGAGGGGGGCCATCTGTTCATGCAGAATCTCTTCAACATCAGCCAATTGGTCTTCATATAGCTATTACTGCAGCTACTGCCATGGCAGGAGCTCTAGGTGGTGCTCAGTCTGGTTTGCAGAATCAATTGGTATCACCAAATGATCCTTTGACACTTCATCTGGCCAAAATGTCTAGGGGTCAGCTGAATCAAATTATGTCAGAGCTCAAG gtAATTgctacacaaaacaaagagcTAGCTCGTCAACTATTGCTTGCAAGGCCACAGTTGCCAAAAGCCCTCTTCCAG GCACAAATAATGCTCGGAATGGTGAGCCCACAAATG TTGCAGATGCCAAATATCAGGCAAGCTTCAGGTCATACCTCACAGCCTCCATTCAACGAGGCCCAGCAGGCTCAGTCACCTGCACTTCAAACCCACGCTGAGTTGCCCCCTCCTGCAACTAATAAGTTGCAGTCTGGGTTGGTGCCCAATGTGCAAGAAGGCCAATTTGCAGCTGCACCTCAAAATCCATTGGGTAGAAGCCAGTTTTCTGCACCCCAACAGCAACCCATGCAGCCTCGAATGCAGCTTCCACAACATGTAAACCACCACTTTTTGCAACAGGCCCCATTGCTGGGGCAATCTGGAGTTCCAACATTTCCTCCCATACACCCTCAGTCTTCAAGTGGTTTGTCCTTTCGACCCCAAACTCAGCTTATGAATTCTTCTAGTTCAAACCAGAAAATGCAGCCTCCTCTGATACAGCATCCGGGTCAGGTTGGACGTGCCAACTTTGGGCATAACACTCGGATGGTTAATCCAATTGCTACCGTACAGCATTCTTCTTTACCTCGTCCTCTATCTGAAGCCAGCTTTCAG CCTGGTCCCTCAATGTCTTCGGGAATCTCACAGGCAATCAACAAGGATGCTGGTAGATCTTTTCAAGCGGTTAACGATTCAGTAGAATCAGTTAAGCGCCCTTCAAAGCTAATGAAATTGGATGATGGAAGTAGTAGCACTTTGTCAAAAGTGGGTCTTAATGTGCCTCTTGCCAATGGATCCGTATTGCCCCATGCTTTGCCTGCGAAGCCTGTTCATAAGTCAGAAGAAGTACAGCGCTCTGAGAAACAGATTTCTCAG